From the Arthrobacter sp. PM3 genome, one window contains:
- a CDS encoding RpiB/LacA/LacB family sugar-phosphate isomerase, translated as MSPSAGIRLIVGADEAGVDYKDRILADLRTDPRVAEVIDIGVNRDDSPEQFTKPYPYVGIAAGELIRDGKADRAILFCGTGIGVAIAANKVDGIRAATAHDSFSVERSVLSNDCQVLTMGQRVVGLELARRLAREWIGYTFDPSSASAEKVKVLTDFEGC; from the coding sequence ATGAGCCCGTCGGCAGGGATCCGGCTGATCGTCGGCGCGGACGAAGCCGGCGTCGACTACAAGGACCGGATCCTGGCGGACCTGCGGACGGACCCGCGGGTCGCCGAGGTGATCGACATCGGGGTCAACCGTGACGATAGTCCGGAGCAGTTCACCAAACCGTACCCGTACGTGGGCATCGCGGCGGGGGAACTGATCCGGGACGGGAAGGCGGACCGGGCCATCCTGTTCTGCGGCACGGGGATCGGGGTGGCCATCGCCGCGAACAAGGTGGACGGCATCCGGGCCGCGACCGCGCATGACTCCTTCAGCGTGGAGCGCTCCGTGCTCTCCAACGACTGCCAGGTCCTCACGATGGGCCAGCGGGTCGTGGGGCTGGAGCTGGCACGCAGGCTCGCGCGGGAATGGATCGGGTACACCTTCGATCCTTCGTCCGCCTCCGCAGAGAAGGTCAAGGTGCTCACCGACTTCGAGGGCTGCTGA
- a CDS encoding dihydroxyacetone kinase family protein, with protein MTRIFNDPSEFAEEALAGFCDVHADLVRQVPGGAVRRHRPGRPKVAVLAGGGSGHYPAFAGLIGTGLADGAVVGNIFTSPSAQQAYAVAKAADSGAGVVFTYGNYAGDVMNFGMASERLAAEGIPVDNVLVTDDIASAPPAEAGKRRGIAGDFTVFKIMGAAAETGAALPEVVRLGRKANDLTRSIGSAFGGCTFPGADTPLFTLEDRKMGLGLGIHGEPGLFDTELPPARELGQELVARVLAETPHGAGQRIAVLLNGLGSTKQEELFVLWLAVAPLLRAAGYTLVMPEVGELVTSLDMAGVSLTVTWLDDELEPLWTAPAETPAYRRGNAAFAAGQMDGGTDAATAGGIAEDTVTAAPETFAAADASRDYALHCVAALTAAREALHDAEKSLGDLDAIAGDGDHGRGMVRGVDAASAAAAGAGSRGAGAGDVLAAAGDAWADNAGGTSGVLWGAGLRAFGESLGNDRAPGAAELAAAVAAFAARIAELGKAEVGDKTMVDALVPFSETLSRLVGEGAGADTGWEAAAREAADAAKATAALRPLKGRARPLAEKSIGTPDPGATSLAMVFGVFGPHLAGARQSAGARA; from the coding sequence ATGACCAGAATCTTTAACGACCCGTCCGAATTTGCCGAGGAGGCCCTCGCCGGCTTCTGCGACGTCCATGCGGACCTGGTGCGCCAGGTGCCCGGCGGCGCCGTCCGCCGGCACCGGCCCGGCCGGCCGAAAGTTGCCGTGCTGGCCGGCGGCGGTTCGGGACACTACCCGGCCTTCGCCGGGCTCATCGGCACCGGACTGGCCGACGGCGCCGTCGTCGGCAACATCTTCACCTCGCCGTCCGCGCAGCAGGCGTACGCCGTGGCCAAGGCCGCGGACAGCGGCGCCGGAGTGGTGTTCACCTACGGCAACTACGCCGGCGACGTCATGAACTTCGGCATGGCCAGCGAACGGCTGGCCGCCGAGGGAATCCCGGTGGACAACGTGCTCGTTACGGACGACATCGCCAGCGCCCCGCCGGCCGAAGCCGGCAAGCGCCGGGGCATCGCCGGCGACTTCACCGTTTTCAAGATCATGGGCGCCGCCGCCGAGACCGGAGCAGCCCTGCCCGAGGTGGTCCGCCTGGGCCGCAAGGCCAACGACCTGACGCGCAGCATCGGCAGCGCGTTCGGCGGCTGCACCTTCCCCGGCGCCGACACCCCGCTGTTCACGCTTGAGGACAGGAAGATGGGGCTCGGCCTCGGCATCCACGGCGAGCCCGGACTGTTCGACACCGAACTGCCGCCCGCGCGGGAACTGGGCCAGGAACTCGTGGCCCGCGTCCTGGCGGAAACGCCGCACGGCGCCGGTCAGCGGATCGCCGTCCTCCTGAACGGGCTCGGTTCCACGAAACAGGAGGAACTGTTCGTGCTGTGGCTGGCCGTCGCACCGCTGCTGCGCGCCGCCGGCTATACCCTGGTGATGCCGGAGGTCGGCGAGCTCGTGACGAGCCTGGACATGGCCGGTGTCTCCCTCACCGTCACGTGGCTCGACGACGAACTCGAGCCGCTCTGGACCGCTCCGGCCGAGACGCCCGCGTACCGGCGCGGCAACGCCGCGTTCGCCGCAGGCCAGATGGACGGCGGGACGGACGCTGCCACGGCGGGCGGGATTGCCGAGGACACGGTTACCGCCGCGCCGGAGACCTTCGCTGCGGCCGACGCTTCCCGCGACTACGCACTCCACTGCGTTGCCGCCCTGACGGCGGCCCGCGAGGCACTCCACGACGCCGAAAAGTCCCTCGGCGACCTCGACGCGATCGCTGGCGACGGCGACCACGGACGGGGAATGGTCCGTGGCGTTGACGCGGCCAGCGCCGCCGCCGCGGGGGCCGGGTCCCGCGGCGCCGGGGCCGGGGACGTCCTGGCTGCTGCCGGTGACGCCTGGGCGGATAACGCCGGAGGCACCTCCGGGGTGCTGTGGGGCGCCGGCCTGCGGGCCTTTGGCGAGTCCCTCGGCAATGACCGGGCGCCGGGTGCTGCGGAACTTGCGGCGGCCGTGGCGGCCTTCGCCGCCCGGATCGCGGAGCTCGGCAAGGCGGAGGTCGGCGACAAGACCATGGTGGACGCGCTGGTGCCTTTCTCTGAGACCCTCAGCCGGCTGGTCGGCGAAGGCGCCGGTGCGGACACCGGCTGGGAAGCTGCGGCACGGGAAGCGGCAGACGCCGCCAAGGCCACCGCGGCCCTGCGCCCGCTGAAGGGCCGGGCCCGCCCCCTGGCCGAAAAGAGCATCGGCACTCCGGACCCGGGCGCCACCTCCTTGGCGATGGTCTTCGGTGTGTTCGGGCCGCACCTTGCCGGCGCCCGCCAGAGCGCCGGAGCACGAGCATGA